The following are encoded in a window of Eschrichtius robustus isolate mEscRob2 chromosome 1, mEscRob2.pri, whole genome shotgun sequence genomic DNA:
- the GSC gene encoding homeobox protein goosecoid yields the protein MPASMFSIDNILAARPRCKDSVLPVAPSAAAPVVFPALHGDSLYGAGGGASSDYGAFYPRPVAPGGAGLPAAVGGSRLGYNNYFYGQLHVQAAPVGPACCGAVPPLGAQQCSCVPTPPGYEGPGSVLVSPVPHQMLPYMNVGTLSRTELQLLNQLHCRRKRRHRTIFTDEQLEALENLFQETKYPDVGTREQLARKVHLREEKVEVWFKNRRAKWRRQKRSSSEESENAEKWNKTSSKASPEKREEEGKSDLDSDS from the exons ATGCCCGCCAGCATGTTCAGCATCGACAACATCCTGGCCGCCCGGCCGCGCTGCAAGGACTCGGTGCTGCCGGTGGCGCCCAGCGCCGCGGCTCCCGTCGTCTTCCCGGCCCTGCACGGGGACTCGCTCTACGGCGCCGGCGGCGGCGCCTCCTCGGACTATGGCGCCTTCTACCCGCGCCCCGTGGCCCCCGGCGGCGCAGGCCTCCCGGCCGCGGTCGGCGGCTCCCGCCTGGGCTACAACAACTACTTCTACGGGCAGCTGCACGTGCAGGCGGCACCCGTGGGCCCGGCCTGCTGCGGGGCCGTGCCGCCGCTGGGTGCCCAGCAGTGCTCCTGCGTCCCGACGCCCCCAG GCTACGAGGGCCCCGGCTCGGTGCTGGTGTCCCCTGTGCCGCACCAGATGCTGCCCTACATGAACGTGGGCACCCTGTCGCGCACCGAGCTGCAGCTCCTTAACCAGCTGCATTGCCGGCGGAAGCGGCGGCACCGCACCATCTTCACCGACGAGCAGCTCGAGGCTCTGGAGAACCTCTTCCAGGAGACCAAGTACCCAGACGTGGGTACCCGCGAGCAGCTGGCCCGGAAGGTGCACCTCCGCGAGGAGAAAGTGGAG GTCTGGTTTAAAAACCGCCGCGCCAAATGGAGGCGGCAGAAGCGGTCCTCGTCGGAGGAGTCGGAAAACGCCGAGAAGTGGAACAAGACGTCGTCGAAGGCGTCGCctgagaagagggaagaggaaggtaAAAGCGATTTGGACTCGGACAGCTGA